One genomic segment of Brassica napus cultivar Da-Ae chromosome A3, Da-Ae, whole genome shotgun sequence includes these proteins:
- the LOC106428987 gene encoding transcription factor-like protein DPA, protein MEMDLIVTPEKQRNRHAVRLVKTPVRRKLIVEDDDDDHEIASEKKGQSRTTGGGLRQFSVMVCHKLEAKKITTYKEVADEIISDFATIKHNAEKPLNENEYNEKNIRRRVYDALNVFMALDIIARDKKEIRWKGLPITCKKDVEEVKRDRNKVMNSVQKKAVFLKELREKVSSLESLMLRNQEMVVKTEGPAEGFTLPLILLETNPHAVVEIEISEDMQLVHLDFNSTPFSVHDDAYILKLMQEHKLQQNRASSSSSTHHQSQHSSSSSCIASGTSGPVCWNSRSS, encoded by the exons ATGGAGATGGATTTGATTGTCACACCGGAGAAGCAGAGGAATCGTCATGCAGTGAGGTTGGTGAAAACTCCTGTGAGAAGGAAGTTGATAgtcgaagatgatgatgatgatcacgAGATTGCGTCTGAGAAGAAAGGGCAATCAAGAACTACTGGTGGTGGCCTTCGCCAGTTCAGCGTTATGG TGTGCCACAAGTTAGAAGCCAAGAAGATCACTACATACAAGGAG GTTGCAGATGAAATCATTTCTGATTTTGCAACAATTAAGCATAACGCAGAGAAGCCTTTGAACGAGAATGAG TATAACGAGAAGAACATAAGGAGAAGAGTCTATGATGCGCTCAATGTCTTCATGGCTTTGGATATCATCGCAAGGGATAAAAAAGAAATCCGGTGGAAAGGACTTCCCATTACCTGCAAAAAGGATGTCGAAGAAGTTAAG AGGGATCGAAATAAGGTTATGAATAGTGTGCAAAAGAAGGCTGTTTTCCTTAAAGAATTAAGAGAAAAG GTCTCAAGTCTTGAGAGTCTTATGTTGAGAAATCAGGAGATGGTTGTGAAGACTGAAGGCCCAGCAGAAGGTTTTACTTTACCTTTAATTCTACTTGAG ACAAATCCTCATGCAGTTGTCGAAATAGAGATTTCTGAAGATATGCAACTTGTTCACCTTGACTTCAATAG CACGCCATTCTCGGTCCATGACGATGCATACATACTGAAACTGATGCAAGAACACAAGCTGCAGCAAAacagagcttcttcttcttcctctacacATCATCAATCTCAACATTCTTCTTCCAGTTCTTGCATTGCTTCTGGAACCTCAGGCCCGGTTTGCTGGAACTCAAGATCCAGCTGA